A single genomic interval of Tsukamurella paurometabola harbors:
- the rplS gene encoding 50S ribosomal protein L19 has translation MNTLDFIDQQSLRSDVPDFRPGDTLDVHVKVIEGSKERVQVFKGVVIRRQGGGVRETFTVRKVSFGVGVERTFPVHSPNIAKIDVLTRGDVRRAKLYYLRDLRGKAAKIKEKR, from the coding sequence ATGAACACGCTCGACTTCATTGACCAGCAGTCCCTGCGCAGCGATGTGCCCGACTTCCGCCCCGGCGACACCCTTGACGTGCACGTCAAGGTCATCGAGGGCAGCAAGGAGCGCGTCCAGGTGTTCAAGGGCGTCGTGATCCGCCGCCAGGGCGGCGGCGTGCGCGAGACCTTCACCGTGCGCAAGGTGTCCTTCGGCGTCGGTGTGGAGCGCACCTTCCCCGTGCACTCCCCGAACATCGCCAAGATCGACGTCCTCACCCGCGGTGACGTGCGTCGCGCGAAGCTGTACTACCTGCGCGACCTGCGCGGTAAGGCCGCCAAGATCAAGGAGAAGCGCTGA
- a CDS encoding Tex family protein, translated as MNSSAPVKSVSARIAEELSVGENQVAAAIQLLDEGSTVPFIARYRKEVTGSLDDAQLRQLEERLGYLRELDDRRAAVIASIEEQGKLTPELRAALLAADTKARVEDIYLPYKVKRRTKAQIARENGLQPLADRLLEDPTLVPEELAAEYLGENVADAAAALEGARHILVERASEDAELVGTVREKFWADSTLRTGLREGADPQKAQKFRDYFEFSEPLDQMPSHRVLAVLRGEKEEVLSLQFDGGEDADYEAMVASTLGISNQGRPADKWLGTVARWAWRTKLMVSATVDARTRLRQRAEDDAVQVFATNLKDLLLAAPAGTRPTLGLDPGFRNGVKTAVVDGTGKVLDTLIIYPHQPQNQWDKSKALLAALIARHDVELVAIGNGTASRETDALTTELIAEIRKAGGKVPAKAVVSEAGASIYSASEYASQELPDMDVSLRGAVSIARRLQDPLAELVKIDPKSIGVGQYQHDVSQASLAKSLDAVVEDAVNAVGVDLNTASAPLLARVSGVSEGLAAAIVAHRDGAGAFRNRKALLDVPRLGPKAFEQCAGFLRIRGGDDPLDASGVHPEAYPVVRKILDRSGLTLTELIGNGPALAKLRPADIAAELADERFGVPTVTDILAELEKPGRDPRPAFATATFAAGVEKVADLQPGMVLEGVVTNVAAFGAFVDVGVHQDGLVHVSAMSDRYVSDPHEVVKSGQVVKVKVVDVDVERQRIGLSLRLNDDAAPKERGARGGGAQRGGGQRGGPRGDARGGQPGGQRGQGQNRGQGSRGGQNRSSRGGQAAPSGSMADALRKAGFGK; from the coding sequence GTGAATTCGAGCGCGCCTGTGAAATCCGTGTCCGCCCGCATCGCCGAGGAGCTCTCGGTGGGGGAGAACCAGGTGGCTGCAGCGATCCAGCTCCTCGACGAGGGATCGACGGTGCCGTTCATCGCCCGGTACCGCAAGGAGGTCACCGGCAGCCTCGACGACGCGCAGCTCCGGCAGCTGGAGGAGCGCCTCGGCTACCTCCGGGAACTCGACGATCGCCGGGCCGCGGTGATCGCCTCGATCGAGGAGCAGGGGAAGCTGACGCCGGAGCTGCGCGCCGCGCTGCTCGCCGCCGACACCAAGGCGCGCGTCGAGGACATCTACCTGCCGTACAAGGTGAAGCGGCGCACCAAGGCGCAGATCGCGCGCGAGAACGGCCTGCAGCCGCTGGCCGATCGCCTGCTCGAGGACCCGACACTGGTACCCGAGGAGCTGGCCGCCGAGTACCTCGGGGAGAACGTCGCCGACGCGGCCGCGGCGCTCGAGGGCGCGCGGCACATCCTCGTCGAGCGGGCATCCGAGGACGCCGAACTGGTGGGAACCGTCCGCGAGAAGTTCTGGGCGGACTCCACCCTGCGCACCGGACTGCGTGAGGGCGCCGACCCGCAGAAGGCGCAGAAGTTCCGCGACTACTTCGAGTTCTCCGAGCCGCTCGACCAGATGCCGTCGCACCGCGTCCTGGCGGTGCTGCGCGGCGAGAAGGAGGAGGTTCTGTCGCTGCAGTTCGACGGTGGCGAGGACGCCGACTACGAAGCGATGGTCGCATCCACACTGGGCATCTCGAACCAGGGGCGCCCGGCGGACAAGTGGCTCGGCACCGTCGCCCGGTGGGCGTGGCGCACCAAGCTGATGGTGTCGGCCACCGTCGACGCCCGGACCCGGCTGCGGCAGCGCGCCGAGGACGACGCCGTGCAGGTCTTCGCGACCAACCTCAAGGACCTGCTCCTCGCTGCGCCGGCCGGCACCCGCCCGACCCTGGGCCTCGACCCGGGCTTCCGCAACGGCGTCAAGACCGCCGTCGTGGACGGCACCGGCAAGGTGCTCGACACGCTGATCATCTACCCGCACCAGCCGCAGAACCAGTGGGACAAGAGCAAGGCGCTGCTCGCGGCGCTGATCGCCCGGCACGACGTCGAACTCGTCGCCATCGGCAACGGCACCGCCTCGCGCGAGACCGACGCCCTGACCACCGAGCTGATCGCCGAGATCCGCAAGGCCGGCGGCAAGGTCCCCGCGAAGGCCGTCGTCAGCGAGGCCGGCGCCTCGATCTACTCCGCCTCGGAGTACGCCTCACAGGAACTGCCGGACATGGACGTCTCCCTCCGCGGCGCCGTCTCCATCGCCCGCCGCCTGCAGGACCCGCTGGCCGAGCTGGTGAAGATCGACCCGAAGTCGATCGGCGTGGGCCAGTACCAGCACGACGTCTCGCAGGCCAGCCTCGCGAAGTCGCTCGACGCCGTCGTCGAGGACGCCGTGAACGCCGTGGGCGTCGACCTCAACACCGCCTCGGCGCCGCTGCTCGCCCGGGTCTCCGGCGTCAGCGAGGGACTCGCGGCCGCGATCGTCGCGCACCGGGACGGCGCCGGTGCCTTCCGCAACCGCAAGGCTCTGCTGGACGTGCCGCGCCTCGGCCCCAAGGCGTTCGAGCAGTGCGCGGGCTTCCTCCGCATCCGCGGCGGCGACGATCCGCTCGACGCCTCGGGCGTGCATCCCGAGGCCTACCCCGTGGTGCGGAAGATCCTCGACCGTTCCGGACTGACCCTCACCGAGCTCATCGGCAACGGCCCCGCGCTCGCCAAGCTGCGTCCCGCCGACATCGCCGCCGAACTCGCCGACGAGCGGTTCGGCGTCCCGACGGTGACCGACATCCTCGCCGAGCTCGAGAAGCCCGGCCGCGACCCGCGCCCCGCCTTCGCGACGGCGACCTTCGCCGCGGGCGTGGAGAAGGTCGCCGACCTGCAGCCCGGCATGGTGCTGGAGGGCGTCGTCACCAACGTCGCCGCGTTCGGAGCCTTCGTCGACGTCGGCGTGCACCAGGACGGTCTGGTGCACGTCTCGGCCATGTCGGACCGGTACGTCTCCGATCCGCACGAGGTGGTCAAGTCCGGCCAGGTCGTCAAGGTCAAGGTGGTCGACGTGGACGTCGAGCGTCAGCGCATCGGCCTGTCGCTGCGATTGAACGACGACGCGGCCCCGAAGGAGCGCGGCGCGCGCGGCGGGGGAGCGCAGCGCGGCGGCGGCCAGCGCGGCGGCCCGCGGGGCGATGCGCGCGGCGGGCAGCCCGGCGGACAGCGCGGTCAGGGGCAGAACCGCGGCCAGGGGTCGCGCGGCGGCCAGAACCGGTCGTCGCGCGGCGGACAGGCGGCACCGTCGGGCTCGATGGCCGACGCGCTGCGCAAGGCCGGCTTCGGGAAGTAG
- a CDS encoding YbaB/EbfC family nucleoid-associated protein produces MAEISGAAALLAEVERREAELARLDEEFRTARVTARSQDRTVAVTVDVRGHVVDVDLAPGAPRAHPPERLGPLIAELAARAAASLREHYERRAELSRVPR; encoded by the coding sequence ATGGCCGAGATCAGTGGTGCCGCGGCGCTGCTCGCGGAGGTCGAACGTCGCGAGGCCGAGCTCGCTCGGCTCGACGAGGAGTTCCGCACCGCCCGCGTGACCGCCAGGTCGCAGGACCGCACCGTCGCGGTGACCGTCGATGTGCGCGGGCACGTCGTGGACGTGGACCTCGCACCGGGAGCGCCGCGCGCACACCCGCCGGAACGACTGGGCCCCTTGATCGCCGAGCTCGCTGCGCGGGCCGCCGCGTCCCTGCGCGAGCACTACGAGCGGCGCGCCGAGCTGAGCCGGGTGCCGCGATGA
- a CDS encoding sensor histidine kinase, giving the protein MARTPEPHPAPAAAVRTRVAVSAGAAVFVAAACTAWVALRFTDSTTARPAVVVLATALLACLLAAATAWIAADRVLRRVGALEQRYRSLIDGDPRLRVTDPGGDDEISRLARTLNDALDGRQRAAERRLDFVGDAADALRGPLAGVRADLVAAARPGGPDPAHAVQRALVAVDRLQATAADVLLLARLRAGERPRREILPWFEVMADVRVPGSVGFTVEGDLATLVLGARTHLTVLMQYLVDEAARHAETAVALRIATFDDAVVLRVDDDGPPIPSAERERAFTPFADPDRPPGDGTGLALVIVDEIVRAHGGSVRIEDSPRGGSRLRVELPAVLAGALPEWEAAPPAR; this is encoded by the coding sequence GTGGCTCGGACACCGGAACCGCACCCGGCGCCCGCCGCGGCAGTGCGGACGCGCGTGGCCGTCTCCGCGGGGGCGGCGGTGTTCGTGGCCGCCGCCTGCACGGCGTGGGTGGCTCTCCGGTTCACGGACTCGACCACGGCCCGGCCCGCGGTCGTCGTCCTCGCGACCGCGCTCCTCGCCTGCCTGCTCGCCGCGGCGACCGCGTGGATCGCCGCCGACCGCGTGCTCCGGCGGGTCGGCGCGCTCGAGCAGCGGTACCGCTCGCTCATCGACGGCGATCCGCGGCTCCGCGTCACCGACCCCGGCGGCGACGACGAGATCTCGCGGCTCGCGCGCACACTCAACGACGCGCTCGACGGACGCCAGCGCGCCGCCGAGCGCCGCCTCGACTTCGTCGGCGATGCCGCGGACGCCCTGCGCGGGCCGCTCGCCGGGGTCCGTGCCGACCTGGTGGCAGCGGCACGTCCCGGCGGGCCCGATCCGGCGCACGCCGTCCAGCGCGCGCTCGTCGCCGTGGACCGGTTGCAGGCGACCGCCGCCGACGTGCTGCTCCTGGCCCGCCTCCGCGCGGGCGAACGCCCGCGCCGCGAGATCCTCCCGTGGTTCGAGGTGATGGCCGACGTCCGGGTCCCGGGCTCGGTCGGCTTCACCGTCGAGGGCGACCTCGCGACCCTGGTCCTGGGGGCCCGCACCCACCTCACCGTCCTGATGCAGTACCTCGTCGACGAGGCCGCACGGCACGCGGAAACGGCGGTCGCGCTACGGATCGCCACGTTCGACGACGCCGTCGTGCTCCGTGTGGACGACGACGGGCCGCCCATCCCGAGCGCCGAGCGGGAACGGGCCTTCACCCCCTTCGCCGACCCCGATCGCCCGCCGGGCGACGGCACGGGGCTCGCCCTCGTCATCGTCGACGAGATCGTGCGCGCACACGGAGGGTCCGTCCGGATCGAGGACTCGCCGCGGGGCGGATCGCGGCTGCGGGTGGAGCTGCCCGCCGTGCTCGCGGGTGCGCTGCCGGAGTGGGAGGCCGCGCCGCCGGCGCGGTGA
- the trmD gene encoding tRNA (guanosine(37)-N1)-methyltransferase TrmD, with translation MRIDVVTIFPEYLAPLHQALLGKAVDKGLLEFGVHDLRDWTHDVHKAVDDSPYGGGPGMVMKPTVWGPALDDVCPDDALLVVPTPAGVPFTQSMAHEWAREEHIVFACGRYEGIDQRVFDDAARRVRVAEVSIGDYVLIGGEAAVLVMVEAFARLIPGVLGNRLSHHDDSFSDGAEGLLEGPSYTRPETWRDLTVPPVLLSGDHARVAQWRREQSLARTAERRPDLLRTERAE, from the coding sequence ATGCGGATCGACGTCGTCACCATCTTCCCCGAGTACCTCGCGCCGCTGCACCAGGCGCTGCTCGGCAAGGCCGTCGACAAGGGGCTCCTCGAGTTCGGGGTGCACGACCTGCGCGACTGGACCCACGACGTGCACAAGGCCGTCGACGACTCGCCCTACGGCGGCGGGCCGGGCATGGTCATGAAGCCCACCGTCTGGGGGCCGGCGCTGGACGACGTCTGCCCCGACGACGCCCTTCTGGTCGTGCCGACCCCGGCCGGCGTGCCGTTCACGCAGTCCATGGCGCACGAGTGGGCGCGCGAGGAGCACATCGTGTTCGCCTGCGGCCGCTACGAGGGCATCGATCAGCGTGTCTTCGACGACGCCGCCCGCCGCGTCCGGGTGGCCGAGGTGTCGATCGGCGACTACGTCCTGATCGGCGGCGAGGCCGCCGTCCTCGTGATGGTCGAGGCCTTCGCGCGCCTCATCCCCGGTGTCCTGGGGAACAGGCTCAGCCACCACGACGACTCCTTCTCCGACGGCGCCGAGGGCCTTCTCGAGGGCCCGTCGTACACGCGTCCCGAGACCTGGCGGGACCTGACCGTGCCGCCGGTCCTGCTCTCGGGGGACCACGCCCGGGTCGCGCAGTGGCGCCGCGAGCAATCCCTCGCGCGGACCGCGGAACGCCGCCCCGACCTGCTGCGCACCGAGCGCGCCGAGTAG
- the rimM gene encoding ribosome maturation factor RimM (Essential for efficient processing of 16S rRNA) yields the protein MELVIGRVVKSHGIRGEIVVEVRTDSPELRFADGAVLTGRRPREKRTETYTVAASRDHSGRLLVRLAGVNDRTAADALRGMLFVIDSADVEPSDDPDEFYDHELEGLAVRTIDGQEVGTIAEVLHLPGGELLSVKAPDGREILVPFVAAIVPTVDVAGGFVVLDPPEGLLDPE from the coding sequence ATGGAGCTCGTGATCGGCCGTGTCGTCAAGTCGCACGGCATCCGCGGCGAGATCGTCGTGGAGGTGCGCACCGATTCACCCGAGCTCCGCTTCGCGGACGGCGCCGTCCTCACCGGACGGCGCCCCCGCGAGAAGCGCACCGAGACGTACACCGTGGCAGCCTCCCGGGACCATTCCGGGAGGCTGCTGGTGCGTCTGGCGGGTGTGAACGACCGCACCGCCGCGGATGCGTTGCGCGGCATGCTCTTCGTCATCGACTCGGCGGACGTCGAACCGAGCGACGACCCCGACGAGTTCTACGACCACGAACTCGAGGGCCTCGCGGTCCGCACCATCGACGGGCAGGAGGTGGGCACGATCGCCGAGGTCCTGCACCTGCCCGGCGGGGAACTGCTGTCGGTGAAGGCGCCCGACGGTCGCGAGATCCTGGTCCCCTTCGTCGCCGCGATCGTCCCCACCGTCGATGTGGCCGGGGGCTTCGTCGTCCTCGATCCGCCCGAGGGCCTGCTGGACCCGGAGTAG
- a CDS encoding RNA-binding protein yields the protein MSAVVADAVEHLVRGIVSNPDDVRVDLITGRRGRVIEVHVNPDDLGKVIGRSGRTATALRTLVTGIGGKGIRIDVVDTDRVR from the coding sequence ATGAGCGCCGTCGTCGCCGACGCCGTCGAGCACCTCGTGCGCGGCATCGTGTCGAACCCGGACGACGTCCGCGTCGACCTCATCACCGGCCGGCGCGGCCGGGTGATCGAGGTCCACGTGAACCCGGACGACCTGGGCAAGGTCATCGGCCGCAGCGGCCGGACCGCCACCGCCCTGCGCACCCTCGTCACCGGCATCGGCGGCAAGGGCATCCGGATCGACGTCGTCGACACCGATCGGGTCCGCTGA
- the rpsP gene encoding 30S ribosomal protein S16 codes for MAVKIKLTRLGKIRNPQYRVVIADSRTRRNGRAIESIGKYHPKEEPSLIQIDSERVQYWLGVGAQPTEPVLALLKITGDWQKFKGLPGAEGTLKTAAEKPSKLDLFNAALAEADKEPAAAATTPKKKAEKKADEAPAEAAEAPAEAPAEGE; via the coding sequence ATGGCTGTCAAGATCAAGCTCACGCGGCTCGGCAAGATCCGCAACCCGCAGTACCGGGTCGTCATCGCCGACTCGCGCACCCGCCGCAACGGCCGCGCGATCGAGTCGATCGGCAAGTACCACCCCAAGGAGGAGCCGTCGCTCATCCAGATCGACTCCGAGCGCGTGCAGTACTGGCTCGGCGTCGGCGCGCAGCCGACCGAGCCCGTTCTCGCTCTCCTGAAGATCACCGGTGACTGGCAGAAGTTCAAGGGCCTCCCCGGCGCCGAGGGCACCCTGAAGACCGCCGCCGAGAAGCCGTCCAAGCTGGACCTCTTCAACGCCGCCCTGGCCGAGGCCGACAAGGAGCCCGCCGCGGCCGCCACCACGCCCAAGAAGAAGGCGGAGAAGAAGGCCGACGAGGCTCCCGCCGAGGCTGCGGAGGCTCCCGCCGAGGCTCCGGCCGAGGGCGAGTAA
- a CDS encoding glutamate decarboxylase has translation MGMNPLDDDAVLIPAYAGRLGTDPLPRARLADGETTPSEAYRFIHDELMLDGQSRMNLATFVTTWMEPQGQALMSESFDKNAIDHDEYPATSAIDARTVAIVADLFHAPGLDPADPASATGTSTIGSSEAVMLAGLALKWRWRKAREARGLDASRPKLVLGSNVQVVWEKFCRYFEVDPVYLPIEPGRYVITPEQVRAAVDENTIGAVTILGTTFTGEYEDVAGVCAALDDLAAQGGPDVPVHVDAASGGFVAPFLDPDLVWDFRLPRVASINASGHKFGLTYPGIGFVVFRDRAALDDDLVFRVNYLGGDMPTFTLNFSRPGAQIIGQYYNFIRLGRDGYTRIMRALRGTATWLAGRLAALPHLHVVTDGSALPVVTLTVDDGAPFTAFDVSHELRAHGWQVPAYTMPADAENVTVLRIVVREGFSGDLAGKLRDDLAAVLDRLSRSDGPRERRTVFHY, from the coding sequence ATGGGCATGAATCCGCTCGACGACGACGCCGTCCTCATCCCCGCCTACGCCGGCCGGCTGGGCACCGATCCTCTCCCCCGCGCCCGGTTGGCGGACGGAGAGACCACTCCGTCGGAGGCGTACCGCTTCATCCACGACGAGTTGATGCTCGACGGCCAATCGCGAATGAATCTGGCGACGTTCGTGACCACCTGGATGGAGCCGCAGGGCCAGGCGCTGATGTCCGAGTCCTTCGACAAGAACGCCATCGACCACGACGAGTACCCGGCGACGTCCGCGATCGACGCACGGACCGTGGCGATCGTGGCCGATCTCTTCCACGCCCCGGGCCTGGACCCCGCCGACCCGGCCTCCGCGACCGGCACCTCGACGATCGGCTCCTCGGAGGCGGTCATGCTGGCCGGCCTCGCACTCAAGTGGCGCTGGCGGAAGGCGCGCGAGGCGCGGGGCCTGGACGCGTCCCGGCCGAAACTGGTGCTGGGGTCGAACGTCCAGGTCGTGTGGGAGAAGTTCTGCCGGTACTTCGAGGTGGACCCCGTGTATCTCCCGATCGAGCCCGGGCGCTACGTGATCACGCCCGAGCAGGTGCGGGCGGCCGTCGACGAGAACACGATCGGCGCGGTCACGATCCTCGGCACCACGTTCACCGGCGAGTACGAGGACGTGGCGGGCGTCTGCGCGGCGCTCGACGACCTCGCCGCGCAGGGCGGGCCGGACGTGCCGGTCCACGTCGACGCGGCGAGCGGCGGCTTCGTCGCGCCCTTCCTCGACCCCGATCTGGTCTGGGACTTCCGGCTGCCGCGGGTCGCGTCGATCAACGCCTCGGGCCACAAGTTCGGCCTCACCTACCCCGGCATCGGGTTCGTGGTCTTCCGCGACCGGGCGGCGCTCGACGACGATCTGGTCTTCCGGGTGAACTACCTCGGCGGCGACATGCCGACCTTCACCCTCAACTTCTCCCGGCCCGGCGCACAGATCATCGGCCAGTACTACAACTTCATCCGCCTGGGCCGCGACGGCTACACCAGGATCATGCGCGCCCTGCGCGGCACCGCGACCTGGCTGGCCGGGCGACTCGCCGCCCTGCCGCACCTGCACGTGGTCACGGACGGTTCGGCGCTGCCGGTGGTGACACTCACGGTCGACGACGGCGCGCCCTTCACCGCGTTCGACGTCTCCCATGAACTGCGCGCCCACGGCTGGCAGGTACCGGCGTACACGATGCCCGCCGACGCGGAGAACGTCACGGTGTTGCGCATCGTGGTGCGGGAGGGCTTCTCGGGCGATCTGGCGGGCAAGCTGCGCGACGACCTCGCCGCCGTGCTCGACCGGCTGTCCCGGTCCGACGGTCCGCGCGAGCGGCGCACCGTCTTCCACTACTGA
- a CDS encoding acyltransferase, giving the protein MATHLERPTASPVATGRATAAPARGGYLYQLDFVRTITFLLVVFIHTLTNTNDEVNGTVTNAIAMNLHFTRNAFFALTGLVLAYGIVERGARLSPVQFWRKRLTLVITPFVLWAFAYWAYDMVVGGNGGQIPHQLGDFWNSLKWGGTNGYQLYFIFVTLQIYLLFPLIFAFAERTRRFHGPILAVSAVLQVGIYVAATYWNPTTGWWGENFWHLYATFVPYQFFILLGVIAAFHRERIEAVLVRHAPLVFAAAALTALGAQVLYRVRLDDETAPIVASAVFQPANFVLYVVLVAAVYTVGLLLARNRHRLPRLTRFASYGAKRSFGVFLVHVMVLSTLLLPRTGDGEPWLTTVLPSPFGTAVAYALTIAITLGIVELLSRAPKAQWWVGRPRPAKRKRPAPASQETAGRSLAGIARTTTS; this is encoded by the coding sequence ATGGCCACGCACTTGGAACGACCCACGGCGTCCCCGGTCGCCACCGGCCGCGCCACGGCCGCCCCGGCTCGCGGCGGCTACCTCTACCAGCTGGACTTCGTCCGCACGATCACCTTCCTGCTCGTGGTCTTCATCCACACGCTGACCAACACCAACGACGAGGTCAACGGCACCGTCACCAACGCGATCGCGATGAACCTGCACTTCACCCGCAACGCCTTCTTCGCGCTGACGGGCCTGGTGCTCGCGTACGGCATCGTCGAGCGCGGCGCGCGGCTGAGCCCGGTGCAGTTCTGGCGCAAGCGCCTCACTCTCGTGATCACCCCGTTCGTGCTGTGGGCGTTCGCCTACTGGGCCTACGACATGGTGGTCGGCGGCAACGGCGGCCAGATCCCCCACCAGCTCGGCGACTTCTGGAACAGCCTCAAGTGGGGCGGTACCAACGGCTACCAGCTCTACTTCATCTTCGTGACGCTGCAGATCTACCTGTTGTTCCCGCTGATCTTCGCCTTCGCCGAGCGGACCCGGCGATTCCACGGGCCGATCCTCGCGGTGAGCGCGGTCCTGCAGGTGGGCATCTACGTCGCGGCCACCTACTGGAACCCGACGACCGGCTGGTGGGGCGAGAACTTCTGGCACCTGTACGCGACGTTCGTGCCGTACCAGTTCTTCATCCTGCTGGGGGTGATCGCGGCGTTCCATCGCGAGCGGATCGAGGCCGTGCTGGTGCGGCACGCGCCCCTGGTCTTCGCGGCGGCCGCGCTGACCGCGCTCGGCGCGCAGGTGCTGTACCGGGTCCGCCTCGACGACGAGACGGCACCGATCGTCGCGTCCGCGGTCTTCCAGCCGGCGAACTTCGTGCTCTACGTCGTGCTGGTCGCCGCGGTGTACACCGTCGGCCTGTTGCTGGCGCGCAACCGGCACCGGCTGCCGCGGCTCACCCGCTTCGCCTCGTACGGCGCGAAGCGCTCGTTCGGCGTGTTCCTCGTGCACGTCATGGTTCTGTCCACACTGCTGCTCCCCCGTACCGGCGACGGCGAGCCCTGGCTGACGACGGTGCTCCCATCGCCGTTCGGCACCGCCGTGGCCTACGCCCTGACGATCGCGATCACGCTCGGCATCGTCGAGCTGCTGAGCCGGGCACCGAAGGCGCAGTGGTGGGTGGGCAGGCCCCGGCCGGCGAAGCGGAAGCGCCCGGCTCCGGCGTCCCAGGAGACCGCCGGGCGGAGCCTCGCCGGGATCGCCCGCACCACGACCTCTTGA
- a CDS encoding MerR family transcriptional regulator, producing the protein MTDDSALFSIGDVAARTGASVKTIRFWSDEGLVPSVRSAAGYRLYDAEAVARLELVRTLRTLGLDVRTVRAVLAETTSLAAVADAHAKALDSEIRTLRIRRAVLRSVAARNSTTEELRIMHEMATLSAAERQRIIDEFVDEAFAGIAPDAPGAHIANGMRSMPAELPDDPTPAQVDAWIELAALVADEDFRARAREMAVTGAAATEPPVMVDLDAARAAVDAGTPPESAEAAALLATLLPAGTDRAAMAEQMVTFTDARVERYWTLLGVLNGWPQRPAMVPVAEWVIAALRAHA; encoded by the coding sequence GTGACCGACGACAGCGCACTGTTCTCCATCGGCGACGTCGCGGCCCGGACCGGCGCCTCCGTGAAGACGATCCGGTTCTGGTCCGACGAGGGCCTCGTCCCGTCCGTCCGCAGTGCGGCCGGGTACCGGCTGTACGACGCGGAGGCGGTGGCCCGGCTCGAGCTGGTGCGGACCCTGCGGACGCTGGGCCTCGACGTGCGGACGGTGCGAGCCGTCCTGGCGGAGACGACCAGCCTCGCCGCGGTGGCCGACGCGCACGCGAAGGCCCTCGACTCCGAGATCCGCACACTGCGGATCCGCCGGGCGGTGCTGCGGTCGGTCGCGGCCAGGAACAGCACGACCGAGGAGTTGAGAATCATGCACGAGATGGCCACCCTGTCCGCGGCGGAGCGCCAGCGGATCATCGACGAGTTCGTCGACGAGGCCTTCGCCGGGATCGCCCCGGACGCGCCGGGCGCGCACATCGCGAACGGGATGCGGTCGATGCCCGCCGAACTGCCGGACGATCCGACGCCCGCCCAGGTGGACGCGTGGATCGAGCTCGCGGCGCTCGTCGCTGACGAGGACTTCCGGGCTCGGGCACGGGAGATGGCGGTGACCGGCGCGGCGGCGACCGAACCACCGGTGATGGTGGATCTGGACGCGGCCCGCGCGGCCGTCGACGCCGGGACCCCGCCCGAGTCGGCGGAGGCCGCCGCGCTCCTGGCGACGCTGCTCCCCGCGGGCACGGACCGGGCCGCGATGGCGGAGCAGATGGTCACCTTCACCGATGCACGGGTCGAGCGCTACTGGACGCTGCTGGGCGTGCTGAACGGCTGGCCGCAGCGTCCGGCGATGGTGCCGGTGGCCGAGTGGGTCATCGCCGCGCTCCGCGCGCACGCGTAG